The following is a genomic window from Enterobacter cloacae.
GTTGACTTTATCCTCTGACCAGAGAACCTCAGCGGTGCCTGCTGGTATAGGTTCATCGTTATCAAGCAGGGTTACAGGTATATCTGAGCCCTGAAGAATGTCTGTAACATCTATACTGAGCTTAGGCTGCTTGTAGGTAACTACCGTTAAGGCATCTGTGTAGGAAATCTTGGATGTGAATTTATTAGTCATTTTTGCCCTATAAAGCCACTTTCCTACTTCTGTCTTTTTGATACTTACACTTCTCTTTCCGGTCATGTCGGAAAGCATGGTCCAGGTTTGACCATTATCAGAGGACTGCTGCCATTCGGTGGGGGCGAGTGCATCAGAGTTAGCCGTACTGGCAGATTTGAAGCTTACCAGAGTACTAAGTGGGATCCTTCCGATAATAAGGCTTTTCGACAGGTTACCCTCCAGTTCCTCACCTTTATAGATTCGAATGCCTACAGCACTGGTCTCACGTTTCATTTCAAAATCAGAGAATGGCGATCTGACCTTAGCCACACCAACCAGACGCATATTACCCAGATCCATATTTTCAATTTTAATCTTGGTTTCGACAATGCCCGCATCATTGACCGGCAATGCTTCAGTCAGCGCAGTTCTTTCGTATGTAGTTTTATAACGGCCTGTTTCTGGATCTTTGCCGTATACACTTTTTTGAGAGTATATCGTGACGTCCCATTCTCCCATTGTTTTACGGTCAAATGCACTTTTACGTGTGGAGTTGTTATAACGCCCCACTGTTACCTTTAAGGGCACTTCAAGAGATGTGGCTGTTTTTTTGTCATCCACTTCCATCGATGCTCGAATATTGAAATCAGGCACCGTATATACGTTGAGGGTGTCTGTAGTTCTTAATTCTGGATCCTTTGAGTATTCTACAGCTATGTCAAAGACGTTCTTTGTCCACAATGGTGCAGCAGCAACCTTGACCCTTTGTACAAAGGTCGTTGCATCGTTGTTTGAGGAACGATTTTTAAATGACGTTTTGACAGCCTCAGAGCCGTTTTGAGAGACGATCATCGTAACGTCAGCTGGTACCACCTTCGCTAATATTCGAGCGGCCTCCCCCCCGGTCGTATAAGCCAGAGCAGTGTTCGGATTGATGCCTGCTATGACTTTATTCTTTTTGTAAGAGATGATCGGGTTGTATGGTAATTGTGTGGTCAGAGTACGGCGATTCCTTGCGGAAACCGCTTTAGAGCCCTTCCCGTTAATCATATAGACTTGATAGTCGAGCAGATTCTCACCTGTTTTATTAAAGAATCCAGTTAGACCCGGGGTACGTCCTTTAAAATAGAACTCCAACCCATCAGGGACATTGTTCCACTGAGGGTAGCATGCTGTAACATCTGATTTTTCCCCATACCAGGCGAGGTAAGCATTCGCATTTTCCTCTGTGGTAAACAGAGTGCATTTATCACCAGCTGTTTGACTAAGCAGGTCCGTATACTGACGTACGCGCGAGTAAAGAGTTACGTTTTTTTCCAGATTCTTAAGAGTGAATCCAGTAGGTTGATAAGTGAACACGGTACTGAAATTTACGTTTTTTCCATAAAGGTTTTCAGCCACCACAGTAATCTCGTGATCCGAATTAACTGCTAAATCGTCTCCAACCGGCAGGTAGTAAATACCTTTATAATTTGTAGGTGTTAACGAAACTACTTTGTTGTCTATTGTTACTGATTTTATGTCAGCAACCCCAGCCTGCCCCTGGAAAGCTGCAACGATAATCTCGTTCAGGAAGTATACGGGTGCTCGTTTAGTTAATACCTGCCCATCTTTGAGAACCATAAGCGTTGGGTTATCAGACAGCATCAGTTTGCTTTCAGGCTCAGTGTACGTAGAAGAGTTTTTGCTCGTATTTTCTACTGTAAAAGTCGCTGCGTAGGACCCGTTTATAAGATCCGTTAAGTCAAAGATATAGAGGTACTCATCACCGACTTTTTGAGGTCCACTTACCGGCTGTAAAGTTCTACGTAAAGGGGTTGCCCAGGACTGTTTGAAATCAATCTCAGTGCCATCATCTAAAGTCACTTTAGTCGTCGGCTTAAACACGCCATCCGGAGTCATAGTGAGCGACATAGCTGTTGGGAGCCACCATTCACCTTCTGTTTCTTGCTGGGGTACCTTAACGGCCACAGCAACGGTTTTGGCTCCGGTATAGATGTCCTGGCCACCTACTTTGATTGTTTTAGCCTCATCGGTAAAATTCCAAAGTGTATGGTCTACTACAGGAGGCCGATAATCCCAGTTAACAACAAGCTTTTTGGATTCAGGAGGTGCGAAATAATTATTCTTAGAGTTTGCTGTAATTGTGATATCACGTGAACCCAAAAGTTCATCTGTATCACTGGCCTTAATGCTTCCAACTTCAATGGTACAGGAAGTTCCGCCAATAGGTACTTCACAGGCGGAGCCTGAACCTATTGAGATGTATTGAATATAATTGCGGGGTTCAACAGAAACAGCGATATCTTTGATCGCTTCATCCTTTAAATACGATTTGAAAGAAAAGCCGTCATAGACTAATCCGTTCAGGGATGATTTAAGACCGGTGATAGTTGGTTTTACCGGTGCCACACTTTTGATTGAATATTCACCTTTTACTATTTCAACTTTTTTCCGTTCAGAACCAGAGAAGTAAGAAATCTTGTAAGGTAGTTTTAAATCACCGGTGGTGTTGGGAACGCCTGAAAGAGTGAAGCCGTTAGAAGTTAATCCCAAGGTATTGGGTAACCACTCAAAAAAACAAACGAGGTTATCAACAGAGGAAGTCGCTCGATCATCAACCGTTACATTACAGGCTGTGCCTGCACCTGAGGCAGTGATAGTGTTAGAATTAACGTATGCAACAAAGTCGCCCGGCCCCGGGTCAAAGGATACGGCTGGCAAATCAGCCTGTAGCTTTCCTGAAATCATAATCGCTTCAGCATAGACCGCTTTAATCGGAGCAATTAAAGAAAACAACAGGGCTAAACCTAAACCTGATTTTCTCATGACGAATACCTGTTTTTCTGAGCAAAATTAAACTCACTTTACGATGAAAAACAGAAATATCCGTTCGTATAACATTTAAAAAAACCTGTATTTTTCCGTATATTCCGTATGTTAATGCGCTATTTTGAATTCTTGGCTTCAGATAAGCGAAGCGCGGTAATTATAGACTCGGAGCTTACCCAGGGCGTTTTTTGAGCAAGATATCCAAGTATGTAGAGGCCAATTTTAACGCAATCCATTTGTGAGACGGGGACCATGTGCATGAAGGGTTTTAAGCCATCTTTATCGACTGGAACTATCCCTGCGGATAACAACAAACCGCCCCTCTCGTTTGGGGTAACGCTTATATTTTTGTATACGACGTGGCCATGATGTGAGGTTTTCCTCTTATCAATCTTTAAAGTATGCATGATTCTAAGAAATACAGATGCCATCTGCATAACTTCATTCGTCGACAATTTTAGAAGTACAGAACGGTTTGAGCCCCAGTCATAATCTTTTTTTGCGTTCCTTGGAGCGACGTGCAATGTAAGATAATAATTATCAATCTCATTTGAAAAAGGTGAAGGTTTTGAT
Proteins encoded in this region:
- a CDS encoding periplasmic protein, with amino-acid sequence MRKSGLGLALLFSLIAPIKAVYAEAIMISGKLQADLPAVSFDPGPGDFVAYVNSNTITASGAGTACNVTVDDRATSSVDNLVCFFEWLPNTLGLTSNGFTLSGVPNTTGDLKLPYKISYFSGSERKKVEIVKGEYSIKSVAPVKPTITGLKSSLNGLVYDGFSFKSYLKDEAIKDIAVSVEPRNYIQYISIGSGSACEVPIGGTSCTIEVGSIKASDTDELLGSRDITITANSKNNYFAPPESKKLVVNWDYRPPVVDHTLWNFTDEAKTIKVGGQDIYTGAKTVAVAVKVPQQETEGEWWLPTAMSLTMTPDGVFKPTTKVTLDDGTEIDFKQSWATPLRRTLQPVSGPQKVGDEYLYIFDLTDLINGSYAATFTVENTSKNSSTYTEPESKLMLSDNPTLMVLKDGQVLTKRAPVYFLNEIIVAAFQGQAGVADIKSVTIDNKVVSLTPTNYKGIYYLPVGDDLAVNSDHEITVVAENLYGKNVNFSTVFTYQPTGFTLKNLEKNVTLYSRVRQYTDLLSQTAGDKCTLFTTEENANAYLAWYGEKSDVTACYPQWNNVPDGLEFYFKGRTPGLTGFFNKTGENLLDYQVYMINGKGSKAVSARNRRTLTTQLPYNPIISYKKNKVIAGINPNTALAYTTGGEAARILAKVVPADVTMIVSQNGSEAVKTSFKNRSSNNDATTFVQRVKVAAAPLWTKNVFDIAVEYSKDPELRTTDTLNVYTVPDFNIRASMEVDDKKTATSLEVPLKVTVGRYNNSTRKSAFDRKTMGEWDVTIYSQKSVYGKDPETGRYKTTYERTALTEALPVNDAGIVETKIKIENMDLGNMRLVGVAKVRSPFSDFEMKRETSAVGIRIYKGEELEGNLSKSLIIGRIPLSTLVSFKSASTANSDALAPTEWQQSSDNGQTWTMLSDMTGKRSVSIKKTEVGKWLYRAKMTNKFTSKISYTDALTVVTYKQPKLSIDVTDILQGSDIPVTLLDNDEPIPAGTAEVLWSEDKVNWVQGDTTYTVASADTLPSTIYARMRYLDSDELAEESSWKETSARLAAAKPKRLSVSVTGVSKVEVGQKVTLEGKFTNPNSKYQNGNNVVEEWKTPDGQTFKGSSLSVTLTEQMLDKQGYAAFEYSAWLADNKENTVSTRRVSVKSWVYKFPEMKISSKLKYDMAPTTLRVALSGIKDGDYPGVTYSREWIYDKENLVITKDEGDTKEFTIENPGKYTLMVVFKDNRNNEQRIENTFVVDEQTPMNVEMTPKFSNKYMRAPLDVTLRSNIKLSHSADSIDTVTYKVNGEVIPSGKNYWAQLISGLKEKKYEITIDVVSKLGQRGSASVEFDVVKNAVPNCTLSYTETNLSWSFTNKCDDTDGKMVRYEWFINGELRNVFGSTATLSKNLNRGKQDIKVIAYDDSGDFATQHVTVFGPAEEASKSENTVSIPSSE
- the htdK gene encoding plasmid transfer protein is translated as MVLSKVTFYMATSDFALKNHNVKAFGQDAALVIEMNNEDVSSSKPSPFSNEIDNYYLTLHVAPRNAKKDYDWGSNRSVLLKLSTNEVMQMASVFLRIMHTLKIDKRKTSHHGHVVYKNISVTPNERGGLLLSAGIVPVDKDGLKPFMHMVPVSQMDCVKIGLYILGYLAQKTPWVSSESIITALRLSEAKNSK